TAATATTaacctaaaaatatatactgcATTTTGATCTCCAATTGGAATAACTCTCTCcccattttaaattttgaaatacccTTGAGATGATCTGATCATCTAGTATTGCACAATCAATAGCATATAATGAATTTACTTTTCAACTACTCAACAAACTCGATTATTTggtatagtattattatatggTATCATTCTCTAATTGAAAGTCGGGAAACTCAATTGGTCATAGAAATTAGAAAGTTATGAAACTCATAATCGCTGATATTGATTGGATAACCAATTCAATTAATCGAACATACGATGACctatcaaataaagaagctTAAAATTAGAGCCAATATTGCACACCCGACAAAATAGCAAGCCAATAACGTAATAAAAcaaagcaataaaaaaattttgaataatgaaACTTCAGTTTTTATCGATTTTCACTTATTGATCATCATAAACAAaagtatgattttttaaatatcaaaatcattAAAGATAGGCAACTTAGGTTGATTGCAGCCGAATATCGATATGATAAGGAACgcacaaaaatatactagtatattaacGTCACATTAACTTTATGATAGTAGTAGgtgagtgttatattgctaattcaatacttaattactaactataattaaacaataactaaataatagtcattagatattcaaactaaaggcctagatcatcaatccCGAAATGTTAATACAATCAataaaaaacgtcaataaaggtATTAAAGtcaatttacaataaattagttgtaactaacttttgaaaaatatctcataactttaaaacgcatataaatttctcgatttaaattatttttcgtacaacatatatcaaaaagataatttcataaggattctaaccagatctcacttgcatatgtttcgacatcaaaatttgaaaaaaaaatcaatttttttttattttttcgtacagacaaatgtcaacatagtatataaaatatgtcaatataatacatgtagattgtcaatataagcaatgtgttaacattctcaaagcattgtgtggacattctcaaaacattgtgttgatattttcgaaacactatattgacattttcatccaaaaccctaatttggtagtttttttgtttttttgatttattaataaatatgaaaattacatgtggcaaattgtagaccacaaattttctaaaatcatatggtcttaaattaattatagttagcaattaaattatgtgttagtaattgatcactcccagtagtagtatatttagtGATAGTacaatactatataaaaaggTTGAATAAACTCTTATCACCTTACCTCTAGGGCATGTTTGGTTGCCAGGATTCTGTCTGgaaaagtaatctgattccttacattttaaattcctatgtttgtttcggttttttaattaatctgggaaagtaatcagaatcaTGGAAtaaggaaagttagtacaactttccagGATTCAGAATCCTAGCTAgcttttcttaggtattcattttaaaataatgcaatCCTAGCTTCTAAGATTCttacatatataatgcaatatattattattattattattaaatacaatattttaaaaatagtttaaaattataaatcatacttaatttcagtataataaataactataattaaatttatcataattataactatattaatatttagatataattattattatcgtaatagtaattaataatttattaaataattaaaatataattataatataaatgatataataatattaaataattattactattatttcataaaatcatagtgaaatttaaattataaaatttatttaattataatatccgtaaatattataataatattataattataataataatattaatatttattattataatcatttatgattataatacACCATATAACtataatgataattatataattatatattatgatggatgatccatatttaaactatccatcgtaataataaatataataatataattattatcatttgtaattaataatttattaaatattttatattattttttaaaaataaaaaataataagtaatttatttttagtttggtgtttagatcaaatataaaattttgacatttttcaaataCTGGAAAGTAAAGCTATTAGGAATTATATTTCCAAGATTCATTTTCTcgaaaatcatttttcttttcaattttacttttcCATCGTTCAAACATGGCTCTGATGTATTCTACGTAAATGTGTAACCCTTAAAAAACGtccatttattatttgatttaataatttacGCGTTCCAAGTTTGAAATCAATcattaaaacataatttatcGTGACAAAATTCCGTGCGTAATAATTTATCGTGTTTCGTGACAAAGTAATTCTTAGCGGTGCCACTTTAATTTTTCTACGTGGTTTTATGTCAAAATCAAGACTCAGACAACATTATTTAATGAAAGAAATGTgattgttttaaaatattattgtgatatttttaatgaagaacTTCGGCACTAATGGGCTGTAATATTGTGTCTTTATTATATCAACGTCGGCACGATTACATTACCGACAGTCTTATTgagttaaattaatattgaaacaTGGAAATAtccaatttgaaaattttagtaaaactGGTTTAAAATAGATTAGCTACAATgtgaatatttaataaataaataaataagtagtaTTCTTTTAAGAAAGAAATGGTACtaatgagagaaaaatattttatgaccGATCAAGTAGataacaatattatttgaaataatagtTTGCACATAAAATTAGTGTTTTCAATTTAAGCGAGTTTTGTTTTTAagtctttatctttttttctcctttaaaattaaaaaatcttaTTAACGGTAATGTATTCAAATGGATAGTGGTGTATCCTTTAAATACTCCAACGTATGTAGCGTTTGTTCACTACTCTTCTACTTCTCTCTGCGCCTCTCTCTACAGTAGTTTGTTACTTCGCCGTAGATCTGAATTCGATCTAGGTTAGTCGACCTTCTGCTTCTCTCTTCCTGTTTTATTTTCTGGTATGCTTCCTTCAATTGTATTTGCTGGAATTTCGTTTTTTTCTGCTTCCTATTTCCAGATCTACCGTTTTGCTTCCGATTTTCATGTGTAAACAACATTTCTGGTAACCgatcattttcttttgaatacAGTATGTTATTGTTGCTCATCGTTTAGGTGCTCTattgttcatttattttatcactactgttttcatcattatttcggtttttcgcttttgattttgatttttttggtggATCTCTTTCAATCAACAGTAATAATGCATTTATTAATGATTGTGAATCTGTGATTATTATACTTAGTTGCTAAGTTGATTTTGCGGAAGGAATAAAATTGCTGACTACTGTTTTATGGAAAAGCAGAtgcaaaatcattttattactactatcttaaaaattgaagttttAGGAATAAACAAGGGTTTTAATGATTGGAGTTCGAATTGCAGATTTTGGATCAATTCTGATGGGGTCCTTATCGTTATTAGAAATCCACAAGCTTAGCAAATTTTAGAGTGTgagagaaaatgaattatgTCTAACCGAATGAAAACTTGTATTGTtgcttcatttatttatttttcctgtTAATGTACTGAATGTTGAATCCTGTGATCAAAATTGATATGGAACTGATCGAATATTTGAATCCCAGCCGGTTGCTTGGTATAATTCAGGATTTTTAAGAGATAATGGGTCGTGGAGTGAGCAGCGGTGGAGGTCAAAGTTCTCTGGGATACCTATTTGGTGGCAATGAAGCTCCTGCGCCAAGACCGGCTGCAACTAATGTGGAGGCTCCTCCGAGGAATTCAGCTCCACCGGCAAGTGCAGTGGTTGCAGACAAGTCATCTGCTGTTGCACCATCTGGTGGGGATGCTCCCAAGCAGATTCCAGCTGGCATACAGGGCAGCCAGAGTAACAACAACTATTTCCGCGCAGATGGCCAGAACACCGGCAACTTCCTCACGGTATATATCTATATGTTGTGTGGTTCATTTAAGTTGTTTCATTAGGCTTCACCGGCAAATATATTCACTATTCCTGACCCTGGGTTTCCTGTTTTCCCTGGGATTATATGCTTGTCATCTATCAATGTTTTATTATGGTTGTTAGCTTGTTGCTTAAGTGATTCAAGCCTATAACCTTAGTTCATATGAGTATATGACAGATTCCATCTTTAGAGGCTTTCCAAATACAATTATCTAATCACACCTTCTGTGGATTTATTATTGCACTGGCATTTTGTTGCTTCCtacatttgattttgatgcaATTGGTATAGTAGTAGATGGTTGTGATTCTCTTGATGTAATTTGTGCCTTTAGAgtttttcatcaaaatgatGCGCAAGAAATTTTGTTTGACAGGATCGACCATCCACCAAAGTCCATGCTGCCCCGGGAGGTGGATCTTCCCTAGGATACCTTTTTGGAGATGGCAAGTAGAATCTTCATACCTCTTCCAATTCGAAGATGAAGTTATGTTTGCTGTGTTTCCCTCTGAAGTGGGGGGCCGACATCTAGAGTAGCTTCAGACATTGTGAATTGTAATACTACTGtatatgttattttgttttcctaAATCGAGCATTGCTTCCCTTGCTCCTCGAGTCAATTCAAGAAGCCACTTGCTGCTGTCTGGATGCAGATTATTAATTGTAATAATTTGCTTTTTTCATACCGCAATGTCTATTttggtgatatttttttactactgTTATTCTTGTGAGTTTGCCAGTCACCAAGGTTTAATCCACATTGAGACGAAGTTGTGttataaaattcaatgtaaaatattactccactaTATGAAGACTATATTAGAAGAAAATCCATGCAACTGTGAGTAGTTACACTCCTTGGCAATTCAACGTATTTTCATAACACATTGCTTGAAGTTACAAGAAAAACAATGTTCGAAGCCTCGAAGCTGGTTGACAAGCATGAAATCTTGACTTGGGTATATTTTAAAtcgacattttattttcatttttaactttttattaacAACTTACATGTGATTCAAACCTTCAATCTGTTGATCGGAAGGAAATGTCTTCGTACTAACTAATTGCTATtcgttgttatttttatttgaacttAGGTGCAATATAGTTTTGCACCCTTTTCATCTCTAAAATTGATATTGGCTtagaattttgatttcttgtttttcctttCTCGACTCTCGTAAAACAAACACcacttaaaaagaaataaatcgAACGACTAGGGTGGAGTTGCAAACCCTAGGATATTTTTGGATGGGGAAATAAatccaaagaaaaaaatatttttcaaaaataaatactactagtcGAAAGTGACTACTAGTACTCCTTATTTATCCTTCCTTTGTAGGTGTTacttttatgaaaaattattcaagtagtatattattatccCTAAATGGTCCCTAACTAGTATTCTTTGATATTATCCCTAAATAGTCcggtaataaattatttaaattagtatttgattGCAGCTCGAGAAAGAGAGACAAAACGAATTTGTAAGATTTTGAACCGGTCCGGTTCAGTATGTCAACAAACTCCAAAATTCCAAACCgtttctctctcaatctcaGTAGTCAAACCAAAACCCGCCCCAAAaccctttcttcttcttctgccgCCGCCGCTTCCAGTAATCTGCAGCGAGGTAAGGTTTAACTGAATTGAAAGCACAATTTGAGCCAGTTTTTCAATTTGTGATTCTCTTCACCATATTGTTCTTGTGCTGGTAAATGTTTTTTTGTATTAGCTGTAGAAGCAAATtgaaatatagtagtatttagaAAGCTAGATACATATTTTCAAGCTATTTGCCTCATAGATGAATTCAgcaatgaattattattaatttcaagttaaacGAGCTTGAGCACAAATATGGTGTAAACTTTTTCTCAGATTTTGCAATCGTCTGTTGATTCTTGGGATTGTACTTTAACTTATGGATTTGTAAGtttgaaatgtttttttagGATTGCAATTGATTAGTTAAACAGTTAAGAGTTGATATGAGGTCTTTGGCATCTCAGTTTACAATTACATCCAGAAACTAAGTGAACTTTATTTGATCATAATCATAGTTTCGTTTAGATTCTTTGATATGGaagaaacaaattcaaatttaactaCAGAGTCTTACTGtttgcattttgtttaatgcaaaatttctGTATTGACACTGGAGTTGCTGAAATTTAGATGGAGTTAGAGGGAAAAGATGGATCCTTGGTTTTGATCAAGCAGGGCGCCGAGGCTGTAAGTTGAATCTCAAACCTTGTTAAAATGATTGTTGCATCTTGTTAGTTTCTCTTGCTGTATGTTAATCTCAAGattctatgtttttttttcttccagaGGGTGTTTGAGTCTACTTTTGTTGGTAGAAGGTCTGTTGTTAAGGAACGGTTTTCAAAAAAGTATCGGCATCCGTTGCTGGACTCAAAGCTGACTCTCAAACGTCTTAATGCGGTTAGTCTTCTAATAAGAGATCACATTGTAGCACTCAATTCCTTTGCTATTTGCTTGACTCTCGCTCAATCCTTGAGCAGGAAGCTCGGTGCTTGACAAAAGCTAGAAAGCTTGGGGTCTCGACTCCAGCCCTCTATGCTGTTGATCCTGTGCTACATGCTCTCACATTTGAGTATGTTGAAGGTCCTGCTGTGAAAGACATATTGCTGGACTTTGGTTTGCACGGTATTGTTGAAGAACGATTAGATACCCTGCACAGATGGGGTGATGCCTTTGGGGGCCATATGGTGGCCTGCATTGCTATCTATGCACTCTTCATGCGGGAATGTGGTAAGCAGTCATTGTTTTCAATAAGAGAGTTAGTGTTAAGAAATGACCTGAAGCATTAGACCAAATATTTGTGTTCTATGCCATTGTTCTTTTAGCTGGGAAAAGTTCTCCTAGATACATTTGGCTATTTTATACGGAACATGCAATTTGATTTCTCCTCAGCAGTGAAAATGGTACTATTTCATAGTAAGAAATTGTTGTGTGACTGTGCTGCAGAGCACTTCTTTTGTTACTAAACTTTGCAAAATCAAGTTTCCTATGTAGTGATCATTGAGAAAACGAAAATGTGAATTAATGTTGCCAATTTCTATTTCATCGTCTCTTCTAGATGGACCGTATCCTTGCTGCATACAGGAAATCCTCGAAGCAGTGGTCTGCAACCTTGAACAAGCTAGCTCAAGGTACCAATTAAATCAAGCTCTGGATTCTCGTATCTTTTGCTTCTCAAAAAGCAATATTTGatagattatatattttctgaTTTCAGTACGACAAAGAGGAAGAAAACGCACAATGATTGGATGAGCTCTTCGCCCTTCTCTCGGACCAGGTAAGAGTTGTAACTATTCTGTTCATAATGAATTGGTATAATTGATTAGTGGGAATTCGAAtgcaatatttgattttatcttcTCTTAAGTTCTTCTCGATTGTTCTATCTTTAAATACCATGGAAGCATACGGGTTATGTGAAAGTCCTTTGTGATTTTGGTGTGCAGTGCTATCATAAATCGTTGGTTAAAAAGGATTTGAAGGAACAGCAGAAGCTATCTGGGCTTTACGTTTCTGGTATACTTATGATTATTATGGGTATGAGTTGATGTTCGAAACTGAAGGCAAAGACATAAATGTATTATTGGCATGTAAGTTTAGATTGGAAAATTGTAAttaccattttatttaaactgaTGCATAATTTTTGTCCTGTACTATTTCCTTATCATCTTTTGCATGATTGGAAAAAATTCggttaaaatattgattttgattcaGAAAATTAAGTCAAAAGATAGTGTAAAATATTAGAGTGTTAAATAAAGCTTTTAAGATAAATAATGTGAAAAAGCttgaaattgtttgttttttggaTCTTTTCATGACAGCAATATCTCACCCAAAAATGAGCAATATCTCacccaaaaattaaaatcaccAATGAATAGGTTAGTGGTTGAACTATTGATGAGTCATAATTGAAGTAAACACCATATAATAATCTTGCTATGGCGCGCCGcccctatagtggatgctcttacaaaTCTGAATATATTATGTAAAAGGGAAACTGAACACGCCTAAATGAAGAAGTATTGATAATTTCAGTTATGATACAGTTGTTTACTGTATTTGTTTATGTTTCCATACTCtttacaaagatttaaaatttccTAAAAGAAGAGGATAATTTACATGAACATTGATTATGACCGGGTGACAGTTAGATaaccattttctgaaaaaagtgaatttgatgaaataaaatgaacagGGCTTGTTGTGTTGTCTCGGGCTAAATTCCACGTGTTGATTGATATGCACAAAAACAAAGGTAAACACCACGGGATGAGATAGCTAATAATAGAGGTGAATAAAATGTATGAAATCCGAAAATTGAATCcgaattaaattgaaatttaaaattcgatTCAGACTTTTGATTCGGATgggattaaattttataaagttcTAATGTTTGGATCAGGTAAGATGTTTTAAAATCtgaagtatatttatatttgtatgcAATTTTAGGTTTTTGGTTAAATTGAATTGGGCAAAAATCTGATCCAATTCCCAATGAATTTTATACATTCAAAATTGGAGCAGGGatatagtaaaaaaacaaaacggcTGAGGCAGATTAATTGTCAGAAAACGAGAAATATGTGagttttcacttttcacttttcGCCGTCTCAATACCAAACACAGTTAAACAAGGTTAAACTCTGCCGCACAATCGCACCACACGCTCTTCGTCTCTGTCTCTCCAACTCACATCTCTCCAGATCTGCTGCTGCTTcattattcacaaattttGCTTTATCGGTATCTGTTTCAACTTCATTTCTTTTGCATCTTCTTTTGCATCTCCCGTACCTTTCTGTTTGCTGCATTTCTGTAAAATTGCGTTTATTTTGGACATGTTTTTGTGATTCTTCGATTTATTGTTCGGGCATTTTCTCTTGTAATCGTAGTTTCTTTCCGAATTCTATTCTAATTATGCTTTCGCTTCATTATTTGGCGTCGGATCCATTCAGACGGAACCATAATTTTCATGCTGATTAGTTGGTGATATGTTCAATTGAGTTCGCGgagttgacattttttttctctgtatTAATTATCTGATGTTCAGCTCactctgttgacatttctatGAACACTACTCTGTGGCTACCTTATGTAGATTAAGCTCATTGAATTTAGTGGCTTACAAGGAAATCATGTTTAAATAGCATTAGTTAGTACTGTAGATTGAGCTTTTGGGTAACTGAGTGCGAAATGAGCAAAAAGACCTTGGGAGACTTTTAGGGAATTGTTAGAGTTGCAAATGAAGATATATAGTGAATCAGTTGGGACGTTACATATTTTAGAACGAGTTTGTTTGAGATCCGATGAAAGTgactaacaaaataaatggagTGCATGTCTATGTACTTGTGGGGTTTGACTAAAGTGAAACTGAAAACCGAATGAGTCAAGGATCTGAGGGAGCTCGTTTTTTTCGTAGTAGCTTTATATGATCACTTTACTCACAAATTTATGTCTTCTGTCAAAAGTTAAAAACGATACTAAATTATGCAGGTGCATTTTTTCTggttatatatataagattGAAGAGGAAGAGCAAAAAGAGTTACTATGATTCTGTAGTGGTTGTTCAACCAGCTGTGGAATATTTGTATCTTGTAATGGATCTGTCAGGACCAAATTAACCACATACTCAATCTCTTTCCAAACCGGGGCTGAATCAATTAGCTGTGATAGCAGTATGAGTCTGGCTCAGGGAAAGAATGACATTGCTGAGGATAAGGAGATTATTGAAGATGTCAAAGATATAGCTATTTATCAACCGAGGAAAAGACTGAAGACGGAAGACCTATCTGATCTCCCGAGAACTCATGTGGAATCTTTTTGTGAGGGGGGTGATTTATCCTTTGGAAATGAGAGCCAACTTAGGGAAAATCATTCTTTGGTTCAGCCCTCTTCAGAATTTCAAAGTACTCCcatgaataaaaatgacaGAACACTGACTGGAAAGTCAGATGATACAAATGAAAACGGTGATACTGACATGCATGAACTTATGACTGGAAATGATGAAATGTTTAATGTAGAATCTACAAAGAAAGATACAAGTGAGCTCCCAGGAGTAGCTTCTAGTGGTGCATGTTGCAAAGATTTTCCTATTCATTTGGGCATTGAGGATCAATGCTTCTCCACACATGCAACAACAAGAAGTACGTCTTGTGATGATGGTATGCTAGTAAGCAAACACCTGGAAGAACTCCATGATGAggcaaagaaaataattaatgtggTTGATGGTGATGCGTTGAGTGAGGTTACTCGATCATACCATGAGGAACAGTCTGTGTCATCACACGATGATGACATCTCTTTAGATGATACACAAGCTGTTGTTCGTGAAACCATAAATGTCTTAGTTGATAGGGTTTTTTCTGTCAACATGAAGAAGAAGcttcttgttcttgatttGAACGGATTGCTTGTTAATATATCCTCATATATACCTTACGATTATGACCCAGATGATATAATAATGAAGAAAGCAGGTACATGAATCAGTTGTAAGTTGGTGCTTCAGATGCTGCTCAACTGTTTACTGatattattctaatttttctcAGTTTTTAGGAGGCCTCACTGTGATGATTTTCTAAACTTCTGCTTTGAGAAGTTCAATGTTGGTTTTTGGACTTCAAGAACAAAGTATTTTTCAACCTTTGCCTTTTCTTGATTAagtctctctatctctctctctattccCACATCAAATTTTGCTTTAAGTTCTTGCCATATGTATATTGCCTATTTATTCTCTTGTGTCCTTGGAAAGTCTGTGACCTATTCTAATCTGACATGTGCACTGATGGAACCTTTGCAGGAGAAATATGGAGCCActtcttgattttcttttaGGGAATAATAAGTCAAGGTTGCTTTTTCATTGGGTAAGccaataaatttatttccagTTTCCCCCCTATTTTGCTGTATCAATCTGGTTTGTTCATTGAGTTTTCTAGTTCAATTTCTTGGCATGTAAAGCATTAGAAGGGACTTGAGCATTGAATCTAGCATGCCCTATATTTTCAAGCTTAGAATCATGCTTGTATGTGTGTATATGTCCA
The nucleotide sequence above comes from Salvia hispanica cultivar TCC Black 2014 chromosome 5, UniMelb_Shisp_WGS_1.0, whole genome shotgun sequence. Encoded proteins:
- the LOC125187924 gene encoding protein SPIRAL1-like 1, producing MGRGVSSGGGQSSLGYLFGGNEAPAPRPAATNVEAPPRNSAPPASAVVADKSSAVAPSGGDAPKQIPAGIQGSQSNNNYFRADGQNTGNFLTDRPSTKVHAAPGGGSSLGYLFGDGK
- the LOC125190527 gene encoding uncharacterized protein LOC125190527, translating into MSLAQGKNDIAEDKEIIEDVKDIAIYQPRKRLKTEDLSDLPRTHVESFCEGGDLSFGNESQLRENHSLVQPSSEFQSTPMNKNDRTLTGKSDDTNENGDTDMHELMTGNDEMFNVESTKKDTSELPGVASSGACCKDFPIHLGIEDQCFSTHATTRSTSCDDGMLVSKHLEELHDEAKKIINVVDGDALSEVTRSYHEEQSVSSHDDDISLDDTQAVVRETINVLVDRVFSVNMKKKLLVLDLNGLLVNISSYIPYDYDPDDIIMKKAVFRRPHCDDFLNFCFEKFNVGFWTSRTKRNMEPLLDFLLGNNKSRLLFHWDQSHCTDSGYYTVEKKDKPLLLKKLKKLWDKCEPGLPWERGVYNESNTLLLDDSPYKALTNPRYTAVFPYSYCFEDVKDNSLGPGGDLRVYLEGLAEAENVQEYVKQNPFGQRPITEKNPSWGYYRKVIAANSTPPRETDAGSHRNEQ